One Rosa chinensis cultivar Old Blush chromosome 5, RchiOBHm-V2, whole genome shotgun sequence genomic region harbors:
- the LOC112202676 gene encoding probable disease resistance protein At4g27220 isoform X4, with translation MDEVMKAFKDDEITAIGVYGMGGVGKTTMVKHVGAHGRKSGIFDYVIMGVVSQRLDYRKIQGTLADLLGVKLEEETEIGRAVRLRNEIMRRTKILIILDDIWERMDLSDIGIPSYKELRKCKSKVLLTTRIRNVCHAMKCQEKINLNILSKEDSWTLFVRNAGRSFESTNFDEVGRKVARECCGLPIALIAVARALGDKDLVEWKRAAQRLEKSQAANPDDYGEASNCIKLSYDYLKDEDYKSYFLLCCLFPEDDEVKIEHLFRYAIGKGLFRDADTLEEARERADSVATHLKHSCLLLDSDTDGCVRMHDVVRDTAIQIAQSEDGFLVKAGCRLVDWPRQLHEDYSAISLMENDIQKLPEKLVCPKLQILSLKNNIWIEKIPETFFQGPNELTVLDLTSTSIALLPESFSLLTNLQALYLDGCQVLTINKISILGRLKKLEILSMRNCYLKELSREIGNLTNLRMLDITGGDMNTISSKVISKLHKLEELYMQCGFHDWGSKVRGEGEETNASFDEVTSLSNLRVLEVCISDAECIPKDVKFNPNWVKFDICIGRDRYKASYAFSHNSISLMLDTTSSFPDWFLNVVMNKTQRIVWEGCQRLIKIFVDYEHGRLQELKHLSVYGDDCYELMNALTWVPKKPVFENLEKLHLSDVDCHELCVGDLPVGSLFNLQILKVHSCLNWGNVLLPSVLLPNLEELNCSFINIEYVFGCEALSEPKQSKLRKMELSNLYTVRSICDGPAPPAMLQTLQSLSIKECSLQGSLFTSDVAQCLSQLNYLNLEHCSSLERIVEASNKKIIIPKLKELSLTGLDMLYYESATFDIECPSLEELSIWNCPKFSISPSDFHSSKQVQLNRYVAVSKTYLICHIW, from the coding sequence ATGGATGAAGTTATGAAGGCCTTTAAAGATGACGAGATCACTGCCATAGGTGTCTACGGCATGGGAGGCGTCGGCAAGACAACCATGGTAAAACATGTCGGTGCACATGGCCGAAAAAGTGGGATTTTTGATTATGTGATTATGGGTGTCGTCTCACAACGCCTTGACTACAGAAAAATTCAAGGCACATTGGCAGATCTGTTGGGCGTCAAATTGGAGGAGGAGACAGAAATTGGAAGAGCAGTTAGATTGAGAAATGAGATAATGAGAAGAACAAAGATCCTTATAATCCTGGACGACATTTGGGAGAGAATGGACTTGTCAGACATAGGAATACCTAGCTACAAGGAACTTCGAAAGTGCAAGTCCAAAGTGCTACTCACCACAAGGATAAGGAATGTCTGTCATGCCATGAAGTGCCAAGAAAAGATCAACCTCAATATCTTGTCAAAAGAAGATTCTTGGACCTTGTTTGTGAGAAATGCAGGAAGGTCTTTTGAATCCACCAATTTCGATGAGGTAGGGAGGAAGGTAGCTAGAGAATGTTGTGGTCTACCGATTGCATTGATAGCAGTTGCGAGGGCACTTGGAGATAAAGACTTGGTGGAATGGAAAAGAGCAGCTCAACGACTAGAGAAGTCGCAAGCTGCCAACCCTGACGATTACGGAGAAGCATCCAATTGTATAAAATTAAGCTATGATTACTTGAAAGATGAGGACTACAAATCATACTTCTTGCTCTGTTGCTTATTCCCAGAAGACGATGAAGTCAAAATTGAACACTTGTTCAGGTATGCTATTGGGAAAGGATTGTTTCGAGATGCCGACACACTCGAAGAAGCCAGAGAGAGAGCTGATTCCGTGGCCACGCACCTTAAACATTCTTGCTTGCTTTTGGATAGTGATACGGATGGATGTGTAAGGATGCATGATGTTGTCCGGGATACAGCCATTCAAATTGCGCAATCTGAAGATGGGTTTTTGGTGAAAGCTGGCTGTCGTTTAGTGGATTGGCCACGTCAATTACATGAAGACTACTCTGCAATCTCACTAATGGAGAATGATATTCAAAAGCTACCCGAAAAGTTGGTATGTCCAAAACTCCAGATTTTGTCACTGAAAAATAATATCTGGATAGAAAAGATACCAGAAACTTTCTTTCAAGGTCCGAATGAGTTAACAGTATTAGATCTTACCAGCACTAGTATTGCATTACTACCCGAATCATTCAGTCTGCTAACCAACCTCCAAGCTCTGTATTTAGATGGCTGTCAAGTCctaacaataaataaaatttccATACTAGGAAGACTTAAAAAGCTTGAGATTCTTAGTATGAGAAACTGTTATTTGAAAGAGttgtcaagagaaataggaaATTTGACCAATTTAAGGATGTTGGATATCACTGGTGGTGATATGAATACAATTTCATCAAAAGTGATTTCAAAGTTGCATAAGTTAGAAGAATTGTACATGCAATGTGGATTTCACGATTGGGGGAGTAAAGTCaggggagaaggagaagaaaccaATGCTAGCTTTGATGAGGTAACTAGCTTGTCAAATCTAAGAGTTTTGGAGGTTTGTATCTCTGATGCAGAATGTATCCCTAAAGATGTCAAGTTCAATCCGAATTGGGTCAAGTTTGATATATGTATTGGCAGAGACCGCTACAAGGCATCGTATGCATTTAGTCATAATTCAATATCCTTAATGCTTGACACCACTAGTAGCTTCCCAGACTGGTTTCTCAACGTGGTGATGAACAAAACACAAAGGATAGTGTGGGAAGGGTGCCAAAGGTTGATCAAAATTTTTGTGGATTATGAACATGGGaggttacaagaattgaaacaTCTCTCTGTATATGGTGACGATTGCTATGAGCTGATGAATGCATTAACATGGGTTCCAAAAAAACCTGTGTTCGAGAACTTGGAAAAGTTGCATTTGAGTGACGTAGATTGCCATGAGTTATGTGTTGGTGACTTACCAGTTGGATCTCTATTCAATTTGCAGATATTGAAGGTACACTCTTGTCTCAACTGGGGGAATGTACTTTTACCATCAGTACTGTTACCAAATCTGGAAGAACTAAATTGTAGTTTCATCAACATTGAATATGTGTTTGGCTGTGAAGCATTATCTGAgccaaaacaatcaaaattgagaaagATGGAATTGTCTAATCTATATACAGTACGAAGCATATGTGATGGACCAGCTCCACCTGCAATGTTACAGACTCTTCAAAGTTTATCCATTAAGGAGTGCTCCTTGCAGGGAAGTCTCTTCACCTCTGATGTTGCTCAGTGTCTTTCTCAGTTGAATTACTTAAATTTAGAGCATTGCTCCTCTTTGGAGAGAATTGTTGAAGCAAGCAACAAGAAGATCATTATTCCGAAATTGAAGGAATTAAGTTTGACGGGACTGGACATGTTGTACTATGAAAGTGCTACTTTTGATATTGAGTGTCCTTCATTGGAAGAATTGTCTATTTGGAACTGCCCCAAGTTTTCAATCTCTCCTTCTGACTTCCACAGCAGCAAACAAGTCCAACTCAACAGGTATGTCGCTGTGTCAAAAACTTACTTGATTTGTCATATTTGGTag